One Hyphomicrobium sp. CS1GBMeth3 DNA window includes the following coding sequences:
- a CDS encoding DUF1244 domain-containing protein, which produces MTATDPKTTLELEAAAYRRLVEHFRTRTDVQNIDLMNLAGFCRNCLANWYREAAEERGIALSKEASREIVYGMPYAEWQQRYQTEPSPAALEAFAKSDSHAPKHGR; this is translated from the coding sequence ATGACAGCCACCGATCCGAAGACGACGCTGGAGCTCGAGGCGGCGGCTTACCGCCGGCTGGTCGAGCACTTCCGCACGCGCACCGACGTGCAGAACATCGATCTCATGAATCTCGCGGGGTTCTGCCGCAATTGCCTCGCGAACTGGTACCGCGAGGCAGCCGAAGAGCGCGGTATTGCGCTGAGCAAGGAGGCGTCACGCGAGATCGTTTACGGCATGCCTTACGCCGAATGGCAGCAGCGCTACCAGACCGAGCCATCGCCAGCCGCGCTCGAGGCGTTTGCCAAAAGTGATTCGCACGCTCCGAAGCACGGCAGATAA
- a CDS encoding DUF2312 domain-containing protein: protein MTTLQASAQNQLRQMVESIERLEEEKKALSADIRDKYLEAKGLGFDVKALRQIIRLRKKSQTERQEEEGILEVYMHALGMLDGPLSTDAEAAADRMIAAE, encoded by the coding sequence ATGACGACGCTTCAGGCTTCGGCGCAGAACCAGCTTCGCCAGATGGTCGAGAGCATCGAGCGTCTCGAGGAAGAGAAGAAGGCGCTGTCCGCGGACATCCGCGACAAGTACCTGGAGGCCAAGGGGCTCGGCTTCGACGTAAAGGCGCTGCGTCAGATCATTCGGCTGCGCAAGAAGAGCCAGACCGAGCGGCAGGAGGAAGAGGGTATCCTCGAGGTCTACATGCACGCGCTCGGCATGCTGGATGGCCCGCTCTCGACCGATGCCGAGGCCGCCGCAGACCGCATGATCGCCGCCGAGTAA
- a CDS encoding LysR substrate-binding domain-containing protein, with the protein MTQVTLKQIRYFDALARELHFGRAADSCAVTQPALSMQIHEMEQNLGLALVERTRSGVQLTAKGQEIAARCASILGDVRDLVAYAQHANSILAGTLRLGVIPSVAPYLLPPLLPLLREFYPELELHVRETQTQHLTDELLEGKLDVLLLALPLKHADLTNRTLFEDKFLLAVPKDRKLSGRVRATKELIEHERLLLLEEGHCLRDQALTYCSLQQVDAVNTFGASSLATIVEMVSAGFGITLLPELAVGIEERGRDITLVRFVEPEPSRTIGLVWRSTSPRAQDFEELGRLVIKAWTDGPMAVLRSGTRARKPIIAAGS; encoded by the coding sequence ATGACTCAGGTCACTCTCAAGCAGATCCGCTACTTCGACGCGTTGGCGCGCGAGCTGCACTTCGGGCGTGCCGCAGACTCCTGCGCGGTGACGCAGCCGGCGCTGTCGATGCAGATCCACGAGATGGAGCAGAACCTGGGTCTTGCGCTCGTCGAACGAACGCGCTCCGGCGTGCAACTCACCGCCAAGGGTCAGGAGATCGCCGCCCGCTGCGCCAGCATTCTCGGGGACGTACGCGATCTCGTCGCCTACGCTCAGCATGCCAACAGCATCCTCGCCGGCACGCTTCGCCTCGGCGTGATCCCTTCGGTAGCGCCGTACCTCCTGCCGCCGCTGCTGCCACTGCTGCGGGAATTCTATCCGGAGCTCGAGTTGCACGTGCGCGAAACGCAAACCCAGCACCTCACCGACGAGCTGCTGGAGGGAAAGCTCGACGTGCTGCTCCTGGCCTTGCCGCTCAAGCACGCCGATCTCACCAATCGCACGCTGTTCGAAGACAAGTTCCTGCTCGCCGTGCCGAAGGACCGTAAGCTTTCAGGGCGTGTGCGCGCCACGAAGGAGCTGATCGAGCACGAGCGGCTGTTGCTACTCGAGGAAGGGCATTGTCTGCGCGATCAGGCGCTGACCTACTGCAGCCTGCAGCAGGTCGACGCGGTCAACACGTTCGGCGCCTCGAGCCTTGCGACCATTGTCGAGATGGTCTCGGCCGGGTTCGGAATCACGCTGCTACCCGAGTTGGCCGTCGGCATCGAGGAGCGCGGGCGCGACATCACGCTCGTGCGCTTCGTCGAGCCGGAGCCATCGCGCACCATCGGGCTTGTGTGGCGCTCGACCTCGCCGCGCGCGCAGGATTTCGAGGAGCTCGGTCGTTTGGTGATCAAGGCTTGGACAGACGGGCCCATGGCGGTGCTGCGCTCAGGAACGCGCGCGCGGAAACCGATTATCGCGGCAGGGTCGTAA
- a CDS encoding DUF882 domain-containing protein, translating to MVNLGDMHGGSLLRVKAGHLTCRALGAGAATLLAVFAQAASARAGDDRTISFYQIHTKETLTVQYKKDGRFVPEAMKKINWILRDWRKDQQTTMDPNTIDIIWEMHRELGSREPVHIISGYRSPATNAMLRKTRGGQATKSQHMTGKAVDISFPDVPLRRMRYSAMVRERGGVGYYPTSGIPFVHVDTARVRHWPRMVRDELALLFPSGRTKHQPADGRPITRADARAARERRKDLAVEVAAFYDLREGRKAPVQVAAASPSASAANSLPPPPKPTLANRPQAPKKGPEAELPIVALAADRQAAGPKVALAKAPVDSAPRLLAAPRPVDRPSRFVAKLPDNDRSRLDMLIKLASLEADHTPTAAPAALVAGAAPMKASLTPGWPTLPKGAVTEERTPPPIVSREHPFGDRQVDWRSGWTTAPEYDDDHPDELSYRPFALAPLLTETASFDDPALATMVHPDAKAALDMIDDEGMALPMRLGAGALHTTMAWAQAFKGEAVHLEDLTAETPQADPAQRRLVSRAVTTLPR from the coding sequence ATGGTTAACCTTGGCGACATGCATGGGGGATCTCTGTTGCGCGTAAAGGCGGGACACCTCACCTGCCGGGCTCTGGGCGCCGGCGCGGCCACGCTGCTTGCGGTTTTCGCGCAGGCTGCGTCCGCGCGCGCGGGCGACGACCGCACGATCTCCTTCTACCAGATCCACACCAAGGAAACGCTGACCGTCCAATATAAGAAGGACGGCCGCTTCGTTCCCGAAGCAATGAAGAAGATCAACTGGATCCTGCGCGATTGGCGCAAGGACCAGCAGACGACGATGGACCCCAACACCATCGATATCATTTGGGAGATGCACCGCGAACTCGGCTCTCGCGAGCCCGTGCACATCATTTCCGGCTATCGCTCGCCAGCGACCAACGCCATGCTGCGCAAGACGCGCGGCGGCCAGGCGACGAAGAGCCAGCACATGACCGGCAAGGCCGTCGATATCTCCTTCCCGGACGTACCGCTGAGGCGCATGCGCTATTCGGCGATGGTGCGCGAGCGCGGTGGCGTTGGCTACTATCCGACATCGGGCATCCCATTCGTGCACGTCGATACCGCACGCGTGCGCCACTGGCCGCGCATGGTACGTGACGAGCTGGCGCTGTTGTTCCCGTCCGGACGCACGAAACACCAACCGGCTGACGGTCGCCCGATCACGCGAGCAGATGCGCGCGCGGCGCGCGAGCGCCGCAAGGATCTCGCCGTCGAGGTGGCCGCATTCTACGATCTGCGCGAAGGCCGCAAGGCGCCGGTCCAGGTCGCCGCCGCGTCGCCGTCCGCCTCGGCCGCCAACAGCTTGCCACCACCGCCCAAGCCTACACTTGCCAATCGTCCTCAAGCTCCGAAGAAGGGGCCGGAGGCAGAGCTCCCGATCGTCGCACTCGCGGCCGACAGGCAGGCCGCAGGACCGAAGGTCGCACTGGCGAAGGCTCCGGTGGACAGCGCGCCGCGCCTACTCGCGGCGCCGCGACCCGTCGACCGGCCGTCGCGCTTTGTCGCCAAGCTGCCGGATAACGACCGCTCGCGCCTCGACATGCTCATAAAGCTTGCTTCCCTCGAGGCCGATCATACGCCGACCGCGGCGCCAGCGGCGCTGGTCGCCGGCGCAGCACCGATGAAGGCCTCCCTGACGCCCGGCTGGCCGACGCTGCCGAAAGGCGCCGTGACGGAGGAGCGCACACCCCCGCCCATCGTGAGCCGTGAGCATCCGTTTGGAGACCGCCAGGTCGATTGGCGGAGCGGATGGACGACGGCACCCGAATACGACGACGACCACCCGGATGAGCTGTCCTACCGGCCATTCGCGCTGGCGCCCCTACTGACCGAGACTGCCTCATTCGACGACCCGGCGCTCGCGACAATGGTGCATCCCGACGCGAAAGCCGCGCTCGATATGATCGACGACGAAGGTATGGCGCTACCGATGCGCCTGGGCGCGGGAGCGTTGCACACGACCATGGCCTGGGCTCAGGCTTTCAAGGGTGAGGCAGTGCACTTAGAGGACTTGACCGCCGAGACACCTCAGGCGGATCCCGCGCAGCGGCGGCTCGTCTCGCGCGCCGTTACGACCCTGCCGCGATAA
- a CDS encoding L,D-transpeptidase family protein, whose translation MRYASRITAPLGAFVLASVLVPAVSRADPAADAAVEAPAAPVTATPAAAAPTPEQPASAPADVTAPAPSAAPVEAPPQAAAAPPAKPQLGARVRASIDALLQTLSETERKEAEALKAFYESRADAPLWIADGALSDRATLAIGEIKKAKEWGLDPDAFELPHVSAPLTEEQAAGAELTLSRAALAYARHARGGRIEDPVKQLSSYLDRKPQLLDPKLVLDQLASATPSDATLRGFHPKHPQFEKLRQHYLALLKSADETAEIVRLPKGPVLTPGQRHPHVALLRQRLDVPVPAATGDAPADETFYDEALLDAVKTFQADKGLSPDGLVGGSTRAALNDIDMPSPERVAANMEMWRWIPEDLGATHVWVNLPEFTFQFVRDGKVVHEERMIAGLVDKQTPTFSADMDMVTAHPRWNVPDSIKVRELYPSLARGGTYFQKQGLRMTRNGRPIDPYYVDWGSADIRQFDVHQPPGPANVLGLFKFTFHNKHIVYMHDTPTKHLFEKPSRAFSHGCVRVRNPIRLAELVLEADKGWSAEEVQALASGQPVENPIKLDTKIPVHIVYFTERIDDDGVVHRFKDVYGHEQRMTLALAGRFDAIAVGPDHLAPVRLEKPRYAANPLETFFNNVFGGF comes from the coding sequence ATGCGCTACGCGTCCCGTATTACCGCCCCGTTGGGCGCCTTTGTTCTCGCGTCGGTTCTCGTTCCGGCAGTGTCGCGAGCAGATCCAGCCGCCGATGCGGCCGTTGAGGCGCCAGCCGCCCCCGTCACAGCGACGCCAGCAGCCGCAGCCCCCACGCCCGAGCAGCCTGCAAGCGCGCCTGCGGACGTCACGGCGCCCGCTCCGAGCGCGGCGCCCGTCGAGGCGCCACCGCAGGCCGCGGCCGCGCCGCCGGCGAAACCGCAGCTCGGCGCCCGCGTGCGCGCCAGCATTGACGCGCTTCTGCAGACGCTTTCCGAAACCGAGCGCAAGGAAGCGGAGGCGCTGAAAGCCTTCTACGAATCGCGCGCCGATGCGCCGCTCTGGATTGCCGACGGCGCCCTGAGCGACCGCGCCACGCTCGCCATCGGTGAGATCAAGAAAGCCAAGGAATGGGGCCTCGACCCCGATGCGTTCGAGCTGCCGCACGTCTCCGCTCCCCTCACCGAGGAGCAGGCGGCCGGGGCGGAGCTGACGCTGTCGCGCGCCGCTCTGGCGTACGCGCGCCACGCGCGCGGCGGCCGCATCGAGGACCCCGTCAAGCAGCTGTCGTCTTATCTCGACCGCAAGCCGCAGCTTCTCGATCCTAAGCTGGTGCTCGATCAGCTCGCGAGCGCAACGCCGTCCGATGCAACCCTGCGTGGCTTCCATCCCAAGCATCCGCAGTTCGAGAAGCTGCGCCAGCACTATCTAGCGCTCCTGAAGTCGGCGGACGAGACGGCGGAGATCGTGCGCCTCCCGAAAGGGCCGGTACTGACGCCGGGGCAGCGCCACCCGCACGTGGCGCTCTTGCGCCAGCGGCTCGATGTTCCCGTTCCCGCCGCCACCGGCGACGCGCCGGCCGACGAAACGTTCTACGACGAGGCTCTGCTCGATGCCGTGAAGACTTTCCAGGCCGACAAGGGCCTCTCGCCGGATGGCTTGGTCGGCGGCAGCACGCGCGCCGCACTGAACGATATCGATATGCCGAGCCCCGAGCGCGTGGCCGCCAATATGGAGATGTGGCGCTGGATCCCAGAGGACCTGGGCGCGACCCACGTTTGGGTCAATCTGCCTGAGTTCACGTTCCAGTTCGTGCGCGACGGCAAGGTCGTGCACGAGGAGCGCATGATCGCCGGCCTCGTCGACAAGCAGACGCCGACCTTCTCGGCCGACATGGACATGGTGACGGCGCACCCGCGCTGGAACGTTCCGGACTCGATCAAGGTGCGCGAGCTCTATCCGAGCCTGGCGCGCGGCGGCACATACTTCCAGAAGCAGGGCCTGCGCATGACGCGCAACGGCCGCCCGATCGATCCCTATTACGTGGACTGGGGCTCGGCTGACATCCGCCAGTTCGACGTGCATCAGCCGCCGGGACCCGCCAACGTCCTCGGCCTCTTCAAGTTCACGTTCCACAACAAGCATATCGTCTACATGCACGATACACCGACCAAGCATCTGTTCGAGAAGCCGAGCCGCGCCTTCAGCCACGGCTGCGTGCGCGTGCGTAACCCGATCCGACTTGCCGAGCTGGTTCTAGAGGCAGACAAGGGCTGGTCTGCGGAAGAGGTACAGGCGCTTGCCTCTGGTCAGCCGGTCGAGAACCCGATCAAGCTCGACACCAAGATCCCGGTTCACATCGTCTACTTCACCGAGCGTATCGATGACGACGGCGTGGTGCATCGGTTCAAGGACGTCTACGGTCACGAGCAGCGCATGACGCTGGCGCTGGCCGGGCGCTTCGATGCCATTGCGGTCGGCCCCGACCATCTGGCACCCGTGCGCTTGGAGAAGCCACGCTATGCGGCGAATCCGCTCGAGACTTTCTTCAATAACGTATTTGGTGGCTTTTAA